Proteins co-encoded in one uncultured Bacteroides sp. genomic window:
- a CDS encoding choice-of-anchor J domain-containing protein — MKKILFISALFTSALFLSSCNHEYDYPGLDEAIRPTAVKKLTTDFTGAYPNKLSGGNYFTETAPASDYIPSWLSTKYYSLDSASTATVTYNYMERNKVESLKQDFTDAGDNKATTEVDGWYDITTAGTKTWISKIYSGNEYAEFSAYGATGESVGWLISPRTFISAGMKLTFDACIGNYNADCLQILISTNFNGINIATATWKDVTSSFTIPVPATGYGTLATVGTLDLSSYAGKNISVAFKYSGDGANKKTTTYQIDNVKIYKDVETVTTASDMFKYDGSKWNWVDPAPVYENINQTFERTVTPGAETTIDDWLNATLQGTFTWLDKTFSGNTYTQFTANKATGACEGWFIAPKVKVASNMKLSFDVNVGYYNADCLQVLISTDFKSKKDKIKSAIWEDVTSNFTIPKTPATAYGTIAPAGEMSLDKYAGKIINVAFKYLGDGTATKTTTYQIDNVFVGTK, encoded by the coding sequence ATGAAGAAAATATTATTTATATCAGCCCTTTTTACGTCAGCTTTATTTTTAAGCTCTTGTAATCATGAATATGACTACCCAGGATTGGATGAGGCAATACGTCCAACAGCTGTTAAGAAATTAACAACTGATTTTACTGGAGCATATCCAAACAAACTATCTGGAGGTAACTATTTTACAGAAACTGCACCGGCTTCTGATTATATACCAAGCTGGCTGTCTACTAAATATTATTCTTTAGATTCAGCATCAACAGCTACAGTTACATATAATTATATGGAGAGAAATAAGGTTGAATCTTTAAAGCAAGATTTTACCGATGCTGGCGATAATAAAGCTACGACTGAAGTTGATGGATGGTATGACATTACAACTGCAGGCACTAAGACATGGATAAGTAAGATTTATAGTGGAAATGAATATGCAGAATTTAGTGCTTACGGAGCAACGGGTGAATCTGTTGGATGGTTGATATCTCCGCGTACTTTTATTAGTGCCGGTATGAAACTAACTTTTGATGCTTGCATTGGTAATTATAATGCAGATTGTTTGCAAATTTTAATTTCTACTAATTTCAATGGAATTAATATTGCTACAGCGACTTGGAAAGATGTAACTTCGTCTTTTACTATACCTGTTCCTGCAACCGGTTATGGTACGCTTGCTACAGTTGGTACCTTGGATTTAAGTAGCTATGCAGGAAAAAATATTTCGGTTGCATTTAAATATTCAGGGGATGGTGCTAATAAAAAAACTACGACGTATCAAATAGACAACGTTAAGATCTACAAAGATGTTGAGACTGTAACAACAGCTTCTGATATGTTTAAGTATGATGGTAGTAAATGGAATTGGGTTGATCCTGCTCCAGTTTATGAAAACATTAATCAAACATTTGAAAGGACAGTTACTCCTGGAGCTGAAACAACTATTGATGATTGGTTGAATGCTACTTTGCAAGGAACTTTTACATGGTTAGATAAGACTTTTAGTGGGAATACTTATACGCAATTTACAGCTAATAAAGCCACCGGTGCTTGTGAGGGGTGGTTTATTGCTCCAAAAGTTAAGGTTGCTTCTAATATGAAATTATCTTTTGATGTTAATGTCGGTTATTATAATGCAGATTGTTTACAAGTCCTGATTTCCACAGATTTTAAGAGCAAGAAAGATAAAATTAAATCTGCAATCTGGGAAGATGTAACATCTAATTTTACTATACCTAAAACACCTGCAACAGCTTATGGAACCATTGCTCCTGCAGGCGAAATGTCTCTTGATAAATATGCAGGCAAGATTATTAATGTAGCCTTTAAGTATTTAGGTGATGGTACAGCTACAAAGACAACAACATATCAAATTGATAATGTTTTTGTAGGAACAAAATAG
- a CDS encoding DUF2264 domain-containing protein, with protein sequence MNKLYKVALPLAVWLLVSFSNKAAEQEEVINIIHKVNRYWQKQNPVQGRAFWDNAVYHTGNMEAYFLTGTAAYKEYSEAWAQQNEWRGAKSDNKAEWKLNYGETDNYVLFGDYQVCFQTYCDLYAANPDPKKIARARQVMEYEMSTNRSDYWWWADGLYMVMPVMTKLYKITSNKLYLDKLYEYALYSDSLMYDKQEGLYYRDARYVYPKHKSGNNKKDFWARGDGWVMAGLAKLLKDLPKDFIHRDFFVNKFKKMAHSLAACQQPQGYWTRSMYDANFAPGPETSGTALMTYGLLWGINNGYLDKQTYAPVCEKAWNYLSKVALQPNGKIGYVQPIGDRAIPGQVVDKNSTSNFGVGAFLLASCEMARYLGVNNDRAYWANTLYKIASPVLKCMSNGKLSEEMQVEVSPTWDGRDKHVTYMECFGRLMAGVAPWLSLPDDNTAEGEQRKQLREWALASYKQAVDPQSPDYLLWRKEGQPLVDAAYVAQSFLRAYDQLWMPLDETTKQRYIAEFQQLRRVDPPYTNWLLFSSTIECFLAKAGAQADMYRIHSALRKVEEWYVGDSWYSDGTSFAFDYYNSFVIQPMYVECLKVMVDLKQNNIATAQQYEVALKRMQKYSQILERFISPEGTYPVFGRSIPYRMGVFQSLAQLALNEQLPSELPNGQVRAALTAVMHRMFDSGKNFNEKGFLRIGFTQSQPNIADWYTNNGSMYITSLAFLPLGLPAAHPFWTDAAMDWTSKRAWNGDDFPKDHAINY encoded by the coding sequence ATGAATAAGTTATATAAAGTAGCTTTACCTCTAGCGGTATGGCTGTTGGTCTCATTCAGCAATAAAGCTGCCGAACAAGAAGAAGTGATTAATATTATCCATAAAGTAAATCGATATTGGCAAAAACAAAATCCTGTTCAAGGACGAGCTTTTTGGGATAATGCCGTTTACCATACCGGAAACATGGAAGCTTATTTCCTTACCGGAACTGCTGCTTACAAAGAATATTCTGAAGCATGGGCTCAACAGAATGAATGGAGAGGAGCAAAATCCGATAATAAAGCTGAGTGGAAATTAAATTATGGTGAAACTGACAACTATGTTTTATTCGGTGATTACCAGGTTTGTTTTCAAACATACTGCGATCTTTATGCAGCCAATCCTGATCCAAAGAAAATAGCCAGGGCCCGTCAGGTTATGGAATACGAGATGAGCACCAATCGCAGCGACTATTGGTGGTGGGCCGACGGCTTATATATGGTGATGCCAGTGATGACAAAGCTGTATAAGATAACCAGCAACAAACTTTATCTGGATAAATTATATGAATATGCCCTTTACAGTGATTCTTTAATGTATGATAAACAAGAGGGACTTTACTATCGTGATGCCCGTTATGTGTATCCAAAGCATAAAAGCGGTAACAATAAAAAGGATTTCTGGGCTCGCGGAGACGGTTGGGTTATGGCCGGATTAGCCAAACTCCTGAAAGACTTGCCCAAAGATTTCATACATCGCGATTTCTTTGTAAACAAATTCAAGAAAATGGCTCATTCATTAGCTGCTTGCCAGCAACCTCAAGGTTACTGGACACGTAGCATGTATGATGCAAATTTTGCTCCGGGACCGGAAACCAGCGGAACAGCATTAATGACCTACGGACTGCTATGGGGTATTAATAATGGTTATCTGGATAAACAAACATATGCACCAGTCTGTGAAAAGGCCTGGAATTATTTATCAAAAGTGGCTTTACAGCCTAACGGGAAAATAGGATATGTTCAACCTATCGGAGACAGAGCTATTCCTGGTCAGGTAGTTGATAAAAATTCAACATCTAATTTCGGAGTTGGAGCTTTCTTATTAGCCTCTTGTGAAATGGCCCGTTATCTGGGTGTAAACAATGATCGTGCATATTGGGCTAATACATTATATAAGATAGCGTCTCCGGTTTTAAAGTGTATGAGCAATGGTAAGCTAAGCGAAGAAATGCAGGTGGAAGTCAGCCCTACTTGGGATGGACGAGATAAACACGTAACTTATATGGAGTGCTTTGGTCGCCTGATGGCAGGAGTTGCACCATGGTTATCATTACCTGATGACAATACCGCTGAAGGGGAACAACGAAAACAACTTCGTGAATGGGCATTGGCAAGTTATAAACAAGCGGTAGACCCTCAAAGCCCCGACTATCTGTTGTGGAGAAAAGAGGGACAACCATTGGTAGATGCCGCTTATGTAGCTCAAAGCTTTCTGCGTGCTTATGATCAGCTATGGATGCCTTTGGACGAAACAACCAAGCAACGCTATATTGCAGAGTTTCAACAGTTACGTCGTGTTGATCCACCGTACACAAATTGGTTACTATTTTCTTCTACTATTGAATGCTTCTTAGCCAAGGCTGGTGCACAAGCTGACATGTATCGTATCCATTCAGCGCTCCGAAAGGTCGAAGAGTGGTACGTAGGAGATAGCTGGTACAGCGACGGAACAAGTTTTGCATTCGACTATTACAATAGTTTTGTAATTCAACCTATGTATGTGGAGTGTTTAAAGGTGATGGTCGATTTAAAACAAAATAACATAGCAACAGCTCAGCAATATGAAGTTGCACTGAAAAGAATGCAGAAATACAGTCAGATATTGGAACGATTTATCTCTCCGGAAGGTACCTATCCAGTTTTTGGACGTTCTATCCCCTATCGTATGGGAGTATTTCAATCTTTAGCACAACTTGCATTGAATGAGCAATTACCTTCAGAGCTTCCTAACGGACAAGTTCGAGCTGCTCTTACAGCAGTAATGCATCGTATGTTCGATTCCGGAAAGAATTTTAATGAAAAAGGTTTCCTTCGTATTGGGTTCACTCAAAGTCAACCCAATATTGCTGACTGGTATACAAACAATGGTAGTATGTATATTACTTCATTAGCGTTTCTGCCTTTAGGATTGCCTGCAGCACATCCATTCTGGACAGACGCTGCAATGGACTGGACTTCAAAGCGGGCTTGGAATGGAGATGATTTTCCTAAGGATCATGCAATCAATTATTAA
- a CDS encoding 30S ribosomal protein S16: protein MATKIRLQRRGRKSYAFYQIVIADSKAPRDGKFIEKIGSYNPNTDPATIDLNFERALYWVLTGAQPTDTVRNILSREGVYMKKHLLGGVTKGAFGEAEAETKFEAWKNNKESGLAALKAKNDEAAKAEAKARFDAEKKINEAKAKELAEKKAAELAAEAAAAAPAAEEAAPAAE from the coding sequence ATGGCAACTAAAATCAGATTGCAAAGACGCGGTCGTAAGAGCTACGCGTTCTATCAGATTGTTATTGCGGACAGCAAAGCACCACGTGATGGTAAATTTATTGAAAAAATCGGTTCTTACAATCCTAACACCGACCCTGCTACAATAGATTTGAATTTCGAACGTGCATTATATTGGGTTCTTACAGGAGCTCAGCCTACTGACACTGTTCGTAACATTCTTTCTCGTGAAGGAGTTTACATGAAAAAGCACCTGCTTGGCGGTGTAACTAAAGGCGCATTTGGCGAAGCTGAAGCTGAAACTAAATTCGAAGCTTGGAAGAATAACAAAGAAAGCGGTCTTGCTGCATTAAAGGCAAAGAACGACGAAGCTGCTAAAGCTGAAGCTAAAGCACGCTTTGATGCTGAAAAGAAAATTAATGAAGCAAAAGCTAAAGAATTAGCAGAAAAGAAAGCTGCTGAACTTGCTGCTGAAGCTGCCGCTGCTGCACCAGCCGCTGAAGAAGCTGCTCCTGCTGCTGAATAA
- a CDS encoding ferritin, producing the protein MLSKKLQDAINEQINAEMWSANLYLSMSLYFAKEGFNGFSAWMKVQSKEELGHAYSMMDYVIKRGGTACVGQIDIVPTNWKNPLDVFVSVYNHEVHISGLIDELVDVAAGERDKASQDFLWGFVREQVEEEATSKEIVDRVKMAGDNGIFYIDAQLGQRK; encoded by the coding sequence ATGTTAAGTAAAAAATTACAAGATGCTATTAATGAGCAAATAAATGCTGAGATGTGGTCGGCAAATCTTTATTTATCAATGTCATTATACTTTGCAAAAGAAGGTTTCAATGGTTTTTCTGCCTGGATGAAGGTTCAGTCAAAAGAAGAGTTGGGTCACGCATATTCAATGATGGATTATGTGATAAAACGTGGAGGTACAGCTTGTGTAGGACAGATTGATATAGTTCCTACCAATTGGAAAAATCCGTTAGATGTTTTTGTAAGCGTATATAATCATGAAGTACATATTTCCGGATTAATAGATGAATTAGTAGATGTTGCCGCAGGTGAAAGGGATAAAGCTTCACAGGATTTTCTATGGGGATTTGTTCGCGAACAAGTGGAAGAAGAAGCTACTTCAAAAGAAATTGTAGATCGTGTTAAAATGGCTGGTGATAATGGAATATTCTATATCGATGCTCAGTTAGGGCAAAGAAAATAA
- a CDS encoding glycoside hydrolase family 2 TIM barrel-domain containing protein — translation MKNKLSLAWLAFVPLLSFAQTDRYEIITNPNLTSINRETPRSTFSSYTSEEAAIKNDKKTDTYRLSLNGIWKFNYTEDFENRPAEFMNPDFNVSKWSDIKVPGNWERQGFGTAIYVNSSYEFLSPGYKPYWDAPNPPFVPKEWNPTGTYRRDFNLPANWEGKEVFLSADAVKGVSFYYLNGTFIGMNKESKTPTRFNITKYVKPGKNVLAVQVHRFSDATYLECQDMWRLSGFEREVYIYAQPKTRIADFTVHSPLDNTYKDGVFSLDVLINNASGENKVVSVSYNVMDADGKSVLQSKEQKTVGESATISFGQNVIKSVKSWNAETPNLYTLVISLKDATGQLLEATSTKVGFRTVAIVNKQLLVNGQPILIKGVNVHEHNEVNGHYVTEDLMLKDFELWKKFNVNTVRTCHYPQQERFYELCDQYGIYVIDEANIETHGMGYDLRKGGTLANNPLFEAAHMYRTVNMYLRDKNHPSVITWSLGNEAGNGICFYNTYKYLKSQDSSRPVQYERAGLEWNTDIFCPMYATPAYIEKYAKNPNSDRPLIQCEYAHAMGNSLGNFKEYWDIIKKYPILQGGCIWDWVDQGFLEKTKDGRKYWAYGGDFGKIGTPSDGDFCINGLVYPDRTTKPATEEMRKVYQNIDFGKVDVKNSKVTIHNGFFFTNLNKYDFSYTIRNHGKAVTTENFNIDCAPGDSVSVDLKNLPAPRTTTGDDQIEFEAKIKTTEPFLPVGYVIAREQRYINLYMKTKSPEMKPASVNETETQAILSGKDFKATFDKKSGMLVSYIYKGTEYILNGEGLHPFFWRGPTDNDYGADLPTKLKVWKEASYQNIVAKNFAVSKDNKSAVSCTYEFPGTDSHWDVTYIVYENGIIKVNNKFVAANEKTPMIPRVGLRMQLPIAFENLTYYGRGPKENYRDRRTSQFYGEYKTNVKDNYEPYIRPQENNHRTDIRWCAFADKSGKGLLFVADRTFELNASPYKLESMDSGESIYNGDPLTEKTDHRHLSDPRPQKLIDLFIDYRMMGIGGDNSWGALPHDNYLIFTGKEPITYGFSIVPFKKGTDFKSLIMQY, via the coding sequence ATGAAAAACAAATTATCACTGGCTTGGTTAGCTTTCGTCCCTCTTCTGTCTTTTGCACAAACTGACAGGTACGAGATAATAACTAATCCTAATCTGACAAGTATTAATCGCGAAACACCGCGAAGTACCTTCTCTTCTTACACAAGTGAAGAAGCAGCAATCAAAAATGACAAAAAGACAGACACCTATCGTCTTTCATTGAATGGCATCTGGAAATTCAATTATACTGAAGATTTCGAAAATCGCCCTGCAGAGTTTATGAATCCTGATTTTAATGTCAGCAAATGGAGCGACATTAAAGTTCCCGGAAACTGGGAACGCCAAGGATTTGGTACTGCTATTTATGTGAATTCTTCTTACGAGTTCCTTTCTCCCGGCTATAAACCTTACTGGGATGCTCCTAACCCTCCATTCGTTCCTAAAGAATGGAATCCAACAGGAACTTATCGTCGTGACTTTAATCTTCCGGCTAATTGGGAAGGAAAAGAAGTCTTTCTAAGTGCTGATGCTGTAAAGGGTGTTTCATTTTACTATCTGAATGGAACTTTCATCGGAATGAATAAAGAATCTAAAACTCCTACTCGTTTTAATATTACAAAATATGTAAAACCTGGAAAAAATGTATTGGCTGTTCAGGTTCATCGTTTTTCGGATGCTACATATCTGGAATGTCAGGACATGTGGAGACTTAGTGGATTTGAAAGAGAGGTTTATATTTATGCTCAACCTAAAACCCGCATTGCCGACTTTACCGTGCATTCTCCTTTGGATAACACCTATAAAGATGGTGTATTCAGCCTGGATGTACTAATTAATAATGCATCAGGAGAGAATAAAGTTGTATCTGTTTCATATAATGTAATGGATGCTGATGGAAAATCTGTTCTGCAAAGCAAAGAACAAAAAACAGTAGGTGAATCGGCTACTATTTCTTTCGGACAGAACGTGATTAAAAGCGTAAAGTCCTGGAATGCTGAAACACCAAACCTATATACTTTGGTTATCTCACTAAAAGATGCAACCGGTCAGCTATTGGAAGCAACAAGTACAAAGGTTGGGTTCCGTACTGTTGCTATTGTAAACAAACAATTGCTGGTAAACGGACAACCTATTTTAATTAAAGGTGTAAATGTACATGAACATAACGAAGTAAACGGTCATTATGTAACGGAAGATCTGATGCTGAAAGACTTCGAGCTATGGAAGAAGTTTAATGTAAATACAGTTCGTACATGTCATTACCCACAGCAGGAACGTTTCTATGAATTGTGCGATCAATACGGTATTTACGTAATTGACGAAGCAAATATAGAAACTCATGGAATGGGATATGATCTTAGAAAAGGTGGTACATTGGCAAATAATCCGCTATTCGAAGCTGCTCACATGTATCGTACAGTGAATATGTATCTTCGTGATAAGAATCATCCTTCCGTAATCACATGGTCTTTAGGAAATGAAGCAGGAAACGGAATCTGTTTCTATAATACCTATAAATATCTGAAATCACAGGATTCATCACGTCCGGTTCAATATGAACGTGCAGGATTGGAATGGAATACTGATATATTCTGTCCGATGTATGCAACTCCGGCATATATTGAGAAATATGCCAAAAATCCAAATTCTGACCGTCCGCTAATTCAATGCGAATATGCTCATGCTATGGGTAATAGTCTTGGAAATTTCAAAGAATATTGGGATATCATCAAGAAATATCCAATCCTGCAAGGTGGATGTATCTGGGACTGGGTAGATCAGGGATTCCTTGAAAAAACTAAAGACGGACGTAAGTACTGGGCTTACGGTGGCGACTTTGGCAAAATAGGTACACCTTCTGATGGTGACTTCTGCATTAACGGCCTGGTATATCCTGATCGTACAACTAAACCAGCAACAGAAGAAATGCGCAAGGTTTACCAGAATATTGATTTCGGTAAAGTGGATGTAAAGAATAGCAAAGTAACAATCCATAACGGCTTCTTCTTTACCAACCTAAATAAATATGATTTCAGCTATACTATAAGAAATCATGGAAAAGCTGTCACTACTGAGAACTTTAATATAGATTGCGCACCTGGTGATTCTGTATCTGTTGACTTAAAGAATCTACCTGCTCCCCGCACCACAACCGGCGACGACCAGATAGAATTTGAAGCAAAAATAAAAACGACAGAACCATTTCTCCCTGTAGGATATGTAATTGCCCGCGAACAAAGATATATTAATCTTTATATGAAAACCAAGAGCCCTGAGATGAAACCTGCTTCAGTAAATGAAACAGAAACTCAGGCTATTCTTTCCGGCAAGGATTTCAAGGCTACGTTTGATAAGAAAAGCGGAATGTTGGTTTCTTATATCTATAAAGGAACAGAATATATTCTCAACGGAGAGGGATTGCATCCTTTCTTCTGGCGTGGACCAACCGATAACGATTATGGAGCTGACCTTCCTACAAAACTGAAAGTATGGAAAGAAGCAAGTTATCAGAATATTGTTGCAAAGAATTTTGCTGTTAGCAAAGATAATAAAAGTGCAGTGTCATGCACATATGAATTCCCAGGCACAGATTCTCATTGGGATGTAACTTACATAGTTTACGAAAACGGAATTATTAAAGTGAACAATAAATTTGTTGCCGCCAACGAGAAAACTCCAATGATTCCACGTGTAGGATTACGCATGCAACTGCCTATTGCTTTTGAAAACCTGACTTATTACGGACGTGGTCCAAAAGAAAACTATCGTGACCGCCGTACTTCACAATTCTATGGTGAATATAAAACCAATGTGAAGGACAATTACGAACCTTATATCCGTCCGCAAGAAAATAATCACCGTACCGATATCCGGTGGTGTGCTTTTGCAGATAAGTCTGGAAAAGGATTGCTTTTCGTTGCCGACCGTACCTTTGAACTAAACGCTTCTCCTTATAAACTAGAGAGTATGGATAGCGGAGAAAGTATTTACAATGGTGATCCGTTGACAGAAAAGACTGACCACCGTCACCTATCTGACCCAAGACCCCAGAAGTTAATAGATCTATTTATAGATTACAGAATGATGGGTATTGGTGGAGATAATAGCTGGGGGGCTTTACCACACGATAACTACCTAATTTTTACAGGCAAAGAGCCTATTACTTACGGGTTTAGTATTGTACCTTTTAAAAAAGGAACCGACTTTAAGAGTCTGATTATGCAGTATTAA
- a CDS encoding alpha/beta hydrolase, producing MKKFILSVMLVAATSLFAQKPIELPLWPNGAPNSNGLKGAEQEKEKNRISNVTYPTITVYPAKKCNGKAIIMCPGGAYSRLAMDHEGYDMASWFNNQGITYVVLKYRLPNGHSDVPLSDAKKAISLVRQHAAEWGVDIHKVGIMGASAGGHLASTLATHFTADTRPDFQILLYPVITMDKTYTHNGSRQNLIGNNPGKFLETLYSNELMVTPETPKAFIALSSDDNSVPPLNGVNYYLALLKNKVSATIHIYPTGGHGWGFRDNFVYKRQWTEELEKWLSEQ from the coding sequence ATGAAAAAGTTTATTTTATCAGTGATGTTAGTTGCAGCAACCTCTCTTTTTGCTCAAAAGCCTATTGAATTACCTCTTTGGCCAAATGGAGCACCCAACTCTAACGGTTTGAAAGGTGCTGAACAAGAAAAAGAGAAAAATAGGATTAGTAATGTAACCTATCCTACAATCACCGTCTACCCTGCAAAAAAATGTAATGGTAAGGCTATCATTATGTGCCCCGGAGGTGCTTATAGTCGTCTGGCAATGGATCATGAAGGTTACGACATGGCTTCGTGGTTCAACAATCAGGGAATTACCTATGTGGTACTAAAATATCGTCTGCCTAACGGACATAGTGACGTACCTCTTTCTGATGCTAAAAAAGCAATTAGCCTTGTTCGTCAACATGCTGCTGAATGGGGAGTCGATATACATAAAGTTGGCATCATGGGGGCTTCTGCAGGCGGACATTTAGCTTCTACTTTGGCAACGCACTTCACTGCAGATACTCGTCCGGATTTCCAAATATTGCTTTATCCGGTTATTACCATGGACAAAACATATACACATAACGGTTCGCGTCAAAACCTAATCGGCAATAATCCAGGCAAATTTTTAGAAACTTTATATTCCAATGAGTTAATGGTAACACCAGAAACGCCAAAGGCTTTTATTGCGCTTTCAAGCGATGACAATTCAGTTCCTCCACTAAACGGAGTAAACTACTACCTTGCATTATTAAAGAATAAAGTTTCTGCAACAATACATATTTATCCAACAGGAGGTCATGGATGGGGCTTTCGGGATAACTTCGTATACAAACGCCAATGGACCGAAGAATTAGAAAAATGGCTCAGTGAGCAATAG
- a CDS encoding oligopeptide transporter, OPT family, translating to MKYEEDEKFTGLPENAFRALKPGEVYNPLLSPDKQCKEVTPWSVLWGIAMAILFSAAAAYLGLKVGQVFEAAIPIAIIAVGVSGAAKRKNALGENVIIQSIGASSGVIVAGAIFTLPALYILQAKYPDMSVTFFQVFISSLLGGVLGILFLIPFRKYFVKEMHGQYPFPEATATTQVIVSGERSGNQAKPLLIASIVGGLYDFIVATFGWWNENFTTRVCGLGDMIAEKAKLVFKVNTGAAVLGLGYIIGLKYAAIICFGSLAVWWVIIPGISLIWGDSVLNMWNPDIHAAVGTMSPELIFKYYAKSIGIGGIAMAGIIGIIKSWGIIKSAVGLAAKEMSGKDNSEKDVLRTQRDLSMKIIAIGSILTLVLVFLFFFFDVMQGNLLQSIVAIALVTIITFLFTTVAANAIAIVGTNPVSGMTLMTLILASVIMVSVGLKGPSGMVAALVMGGVVCTALSMAGGFITDLKIGYWIGTTPAKQQTWKFLGTLVSAATVGGVMIILNKTYGFTSGQLAAPQANAMAAVIEPLMNGVGAPWILYGIGAIISIVLTLCGIPALAFALGMFIPLELNIPLIVGGAINWYVTTRSNDEAINSERREKGTLLASGFIAGGALMGVVSAVMRFGGINLVNEEWLSNSWSEVASLIAYIALIVYFIKATMHKPLNQK from the coding sequence ATGAAATACGAAGAAGACGAGAAATTTACGGGATTACCCGAAAATGCATTCAGAGCACTTAAGCCTGGAGAAGTATATAACCCGCTACTGTCTCCCGATAAACAATGCAAGGAAGTAACACCTTGGTCGGTTCTCTGGGGAATTGCAATGGCTATTCTATTTTCTGCAGCTGCAGCTTATCTTGGATTAAAGGTTGGTCAGGTATTTGAGGCAGCAATTCCAATCGCTATTATCGCCGTAGGAGTATCAGGTGCAGCAAAAAGAAAAAATGCTTTAGGTGAAAATGTAATTATCCAGTCAATTGGAGCAAGCTCCGGCGTTATTGTGGCTGGCGCTATCTTTACTCTTCCTGCACTATATATTCTTCAGGCTAAATATCCTGATATGTCGGTTACCTTCTTTCAAGTGTTTATTAGTTCATTATTAGGAGGTGTTCTTGGTATCTTATTTTTGATTCCTTTCCGTAAATACTTTGTGAAGGAAATGCATGGTCAATACCCTTTTCCGGAAGCAACAGCTACTACTCAGGTAATTGTTTCAGGAGAAAGAAGCGGTAATCAGGCAAAGCCATTATTAATAGCTAGTATAGTGGGAGGTTTGTATGACTTTATAGTTGCCACCTTTGGATGGTGGAACGAAAACTTCACTACCCGTGTATGTGGATTAGGCGATATGATTGCTGAAAAAGCCAAACTGGTATTCAAAGTAAATACAGGCGCAGCAGTGCTCGGTTTAGGATACATCATCGGATTAAAATATGCAGCCATTATTTGTTTTGGTTCACTTGCCGTTTGGTGGGTTATTATACCAGGAATTTCTTTAATATGGGGAGACTCTGTGCTAAACATGTGGAACCCGGATATTCATGCAGCGGTAGGAACAATGAGTCCGGAATTAATTTTTAAATATTATGCCAAGAGTATCGGTATTGGTGGTATTGCTATGGCAGGAATCATCGGTATCATCAAATCATGGGGAATTATTAAAAGTGCTGTTGGATTAGCAGCAAAAGAAATGAGCGGCAAAGATAATTCAGAGAAAGACGTTCTGCGCACACAACGTGACCTTTCTATGAAGATTATCGCTATCGGATCTATCCTGACTTTAGTATTGGTCTTTCTGTTTTTCTTCTTTGATGTGATGCAGGGAAATCTTTTGCAGAGTATTGTTGCTATTGCACTTGTTACTATTATTACATTCCTTTTCACTACTGTTGCAGCAAATGCAATTGCTATTGTAGGAACAAACCCTGTATCCGGGATGACATTGATGACTCTTATTCTTGCATCTGTGATAATGGTATCTGTAGGATTAAAAGGTCCTTCGGGCATGGTTGCAGCATTGGTTATGGGCGGTGTTGTTTGTACAGCATTATCTATGGCTGGCGGTTTTATAACTGACTTAAAAATTGGTTACTGGATTGGGACTACTCCTGCAAAACAGCAAACATGGAAGTTTCTTGGAACACTTGTATCTGCTGCAACTGTAGGTGGAGTAATGATTATATTGAATAAAACATACGGATTTACAAGCGGCCAGTTAGCGGCTCCACAGGCAAATGCAATGGCAGCAGTAATTGAACCTTTAATGAACGGCGTAGGTGCTCCATGGATTCTTTATGGAATTGGAGCAATCATCTCCATTGTGCTTACACTTTGTGGAATTCCGGCATTGGCTTTCGCTTTAGGTATGTTTATTCCGTTAGAACTTAATATTCCGTTGATAGTAGGTGGAGCTATCAACTGGTACGTAACTACTCGTTCCAACGATGAAGCTATCAACTCTGAGAGAAGAGAGAAAGGAACACTTCTTGCTTCCGGCTTTATTGCAGGAGGTGCTTTAATGGGAGTTGTCAGTGCTGTTATGCGCTTTGGAGGAATCAACCTTGTAAACGAAGAATGGCTATCTAACTCATGGTCGGAAGTTGCTTCTCTGATAGCCTATATTGCATTGATTGTTTACTTTATAAAAGCTACTATGCACAAACCTCTTAATCAAAAATAA